The following DNA comes from Archaeoglobaceae archaeon.
GTGTCCTTATTTCTTCCTTAAGTTCGTCAGCCTGGCTTTCTAATTCGTCAATTTCGTCTTTTAACTTCTCAACAAGATCGAAGTTGCCTTTTTCATAGGCTTCAAATTGTCTCTGTAAAATTCCCACAGCCCTACCACACAGAATAGCATGTTTGACAAGGGTGGGGAAGGGGGAATATCCAAATACTTGCCCCACTGATCTAAAGAACTTCATACGAACACCACCAGTATCGTATATATGCCTATTGAGAGCATCATAGCGATCGGAAGGGTTAGTATCCATGAGAATATAATTTTTTGGACTACATTAAGGTTTACACCCGATATACCTCCAGCGAGCCCAACGCCAATCACGCTTCCCACAAGTGTATGGGTTGTTGATATTGGCAATCCTAAGGCAGACGCTGACAAAACCGTGGTTGCAGTTGCGAATTCTGCGGAAAACCCTCTTGTGAATGTTAACTGGGTTATCTGCTCTCCAACCATCTTTATAACTCTATAACCCCAAGTAGCTACACCCAGTGCGATTCCAAGACCTCCAAATGCCAGGATCTCTCTTGGAATCTCATAATATCCATCTCCTCTTAATCCAAAGATTGCAGCCATTGGTCCGACTGCATTTGCAACGTCGTTGCTTCCATGTGCAAAAGCAACGTAGCAGGCTGTGAACACCTGAAGGTATCTGAAGACATTTTCGACTTTTTCAGCTCGAAATTTTCTAAATAAGAATACCCTTATCAATGAAAAAGTAAAAAAAGCTAAAATAGCTCCTGTAATTGGTGATATTAGCCAGCTGAGCATGATTTTAATCAGCTCACTCCATTTTATGGCATTTAAGGTCAAATGTCCCTGTGAAACAGCTGCAATTCCAAAACCTAGCATTGCACCGACGATTGAGTGCGTTGTAGAAATTGGTAGATTAAGATAGGTAGCAATCGTGATCCACAGCCCTGCTGAAAGTAATGCGGCGATTGAGCCATAAACAACAAGCTGTGGGTCGAGAATTTCTATTGGGACTATTCCCTTAGCTATGGTTTTGACAACGTTCTTGCCAAAAAAAGTAGCACCCAAAAATTCCAGTATTGCAGCCACAATAATTATCTGTCTCAAAGTTAGAGCTTTGCTCCCGTAAGAAGTCGCCATTGAGTTTGCAGCATCATTCGCGCCGATATTCCAGGCGACATAGAAAGCAGAGATGACTCCAAGGATGATCAGAATATCAATCATAGCGTGAAATTGGGATATACTTATTAAGCCTTTCGAAAACAAAGTTCATGCAGAGGTTCATTGACATAATCATTGAGAATGTCCGGAGTATAAATTTAGAGCGCTCAAAGATAGATGAGTTTATCACTCTCCTTGATGGAGCCAATGCAGTATTTGTTCTTGGCATAGGGAGAAGTGGTTTTGTTGCAAGAGCTTTTTCAATGCGGCTAATGCATCTTGGCTACCGTTCGTTTGTTGTGGGTGAAACCATAACACCCAGAATCGGAAAAGGAGATTTACTTATAGCGATTTCTGGCAGTGGGGAAACGGGATACGTAGTTGCTTTTTCTAAAAAGGCAAAGGATTTGGGAGCAAAAGTCA
Coding sequences within:
- a CDS encoding inorganic phosphate transporter; the encoded protein is MIDILIILGVISAFYVAWNIGANDAANSMATSYGSKALTLRQIIIVAAILEFLGATFFGKNVVKTIAKGIVPIEILDPQLVVYGSIAALLSAGLWITIATYLNLPISTTHSIVGAMLGFGIAAVSQGHLTLNAIKWSELIKIMLSWLISPITGAILAFFTFSLIRVFLFRKFRAEKVENVFRYLQVFTACYVAFAHGSNDVANAVGPMAAIFGLRGDGYYEIPREILAFGGLGIALGVATWGYRVIKMVGEQITQLTFTRGFSAEFATATTVLSASALGLPISTTHTLVGSVIGVGLAGGISGVNLNVVQKIIFSWILTLPIAMMLSIGIYTILVVFV
- the hxlB gene encoding 6-phospho-3-hexuloisomerase; this encodes MQRFIDIIIENVRSINLERSKIDEFITLLDGANAVFVLGIGRSGFVARAFSMRLMHLGYRSFVVGETITPRIGKGDLLIAISGSGETGYVVAFSKKAKDLGAKVIGVTSSENSSLARLSDLVIVLKSKFGKEIANIAPLGTIFELTAMIFFDSMVAEIMERKKLMEEDLAKRHSIENEVVI